A window of Bacteroidota bacterium contains these coding sequences:
- a CDS encoding PAS domain S-box protein → MVDSPPRSVYPHSLHLESDHLICLPILSDEKVIGIFDISRSSPPFTIEEFELVKLFISYASLAINNIQSFEKIKLSEEKYRSIITWAPVGIYQSTLEGKLLSVNKRFAEILGYDTMEELQIKNLNDIYYIESERSKLIAEYEPIGFVSNVEVLWKKKDDSPIWIELAAHATKDDSGKTIYFEGFITDISERKKAQTDLQKSKNRYQDLVENINDIYYTIDAKGKLIYGSPNLFIKTGYSPEEILGKNYLILVSKEDRHKIYEYYLARTSDGTVDTKVEFRVQLKNGNNVWIEQSTRILRDEHGNLVEYRGIVREIDERKAAEGALHESEAKYKKLFVDDITADFIATPDGKLRACNPALVRMFAFVSEEEALVTNLSELFTTVESAEKVLSLVEKHKRLEYHELEMRRRNGDALFIIANIIGKFDENNHLTQLTGYLFDDTIRHNLEHQLRQSQKMESIGTLAGGIAHDFNNVLGAIMGYSDLAMEKISTTDPLSKYLQNIHLLTERGARITRQLLAFSRRQIIDPKNINLNILISDLLALIGKTIGEDIEIIFKPEKNLKTVYADSAQMEQVILNLCVNARDAMPLGGKLVIETKNLVIDETYIQYNPGLKAGEYVLLSVKDTGVGIPENIRERIFEPFFTTKEQGKGTGLGLSMIHGILGQHNGFIDLDSEISNGTTFKIYIPASEVKPDIAKTEFVNSNPTGNETILVVEDDADMREMISSLLGMMGYKIISASDGEVGIAKFNENITKINLIVSDVIMPRKGGKELYDYVKKKLPNIGFLFISGYTADALHKNFILDEKINFLSKPFSPNEIINKVREILDSV, encoded by the coding sequence TTGGTCGATTCCCCCCCCCGCTCGGTTTATCCACATAGTTTACATTTAGAAAGCGATCATCTAATATGCCTCCCAATTTTATCGGATGAAAAAGTAATTGGTATTTTTGATATTTCTCGTTCTTCGCCCCCGTTTACAATAGAAGAATTTGAGTTAGTTAAGTTATTTATTAGTTATGCATCGCTCGCTATAAACAACATCCAATCATTCGAAAAAATAAAATTGTCAGAAGAGAAATACAGAAGTATTATTACGTGGGCGCCTGTCGGTATTTATCAATCGACCCTTGAAGGTAAACTACTTTCAGTCAATAAACGGTTTGCCGAAATACTCGGTTACGATACGATGGAAGAACTTCAAATCAAGAATCTAAATGATATTTACTATATAGAAAGTGAACGCTCGAAACTAATTGCCGAATATGAACCCATTGGTTTCGTATCAAATGTCGAAGTTTTATGGAAGAAGAAAGACGATTCCCCAATTTGGATTGAATTAGCAGCTCATGCAACTAAAGATGACTCCGGAAAAACTATTTACTTTGAAGGTTTTATAACCGACATTTCGGAAAGGAAAAAAGCACAAACCGATTTGCAGAAAAGCAAAAACCGCTATCAGGATTTAGTCGAAAATATAAATGATATTTATTACACGATTGATGCGAAAGGTAAATTAATCTATGGCAGTCCTAACTTGTTTATTAAAACCGGCTACTCTCCTGAAGAAATTCTTGGAAAAAATTATTTAATATTAGTTTCGAAAGAGGATAGGCATAAAATTTATGAATATTATTTGGCACGCACTTCTGACGGAACTGTTGATACAAAAGTAGAGTTCCGTGTTCAATTAAAGAACGGTAATAATGTTTGGATCGAACAATCAACACGAATTTTGAGGGATGAGCATGGTAATCTTGTAGAATATCGAGGTATTGTTCGCGAAATTGATGAAAGGAAAGCAGCAGAAGGTGCTCTTCATGAAAGCGAAGCGAAGTACAAAAAATTATTCGTTGATGATATAACGGCTGATTTTATAGCAACACCCGATGGCAAACTGCGCGCCTGCAATCCTGCTTTGGTTAGAATGTTCGCTTTCGTTTCAGAAGAAGAAGCCTTAGTTACAAATTTATCCGAATTGTTTACTACTGTAGAAAGTGCTGAGAAAGTACTGAGTTTAGTAGAGAAGCACAAGCGTCTTGAATATCACGAATTGGAAATGCGCCGCCGCAATGGCGATGCTCTGTTTATTATCGCAAATATAATAGGAAAATTCGATGAGAACAACCATCTTACTCAGTTAACCGGTTATCTGTTCGACGATACGATTCGGCACAACCTCGAACATCAGTTGCGTCAATCTCAAAAAATGGAAAGCATTGGCACACTCGCCGGTGGTATTGCTCACGATTTCAATAATGTACTCGGTGCAATTATGGGATATTCCGACCTCGCTATGGAAAAAATTTCAACCACTGATCCTCTTTCCAAGTACTTACAGAATATTCATCTGCTAACCGAACGAGGTGCACGAATAACACGACAACTTTTAGCATTTTCGCGCCGTCAAATTATCGATCCGAAAAATATCAATCTTAATATTCTGATTTCTGATTTATTGGCATTGATTGGAAAAACTATTGGTGAGGATATCGAAATTATTTTTAAACCGGAGAAAAATCTAAAAACGGTCTATGCCGACTCGGCACAAATGGAACAAGTTATACTAAATCTCTGTGTTAATGCCCGTGATGCAATGCCATTAGGCGGGAAGCTAGTTATCGAAACTAAAAATTTAGTAATAGATGAAACGTACATCCAATATAATCCCGGATTAAAAGCAGGGGAATATGTTTTACTATCTGTAAAGGATACCGGAGTCGGAATTCCTGAAAATATCCGCGAACGAATTTTTGAACCGTTCTTCACAACGAAAGAACAAGGTAAAGGCACCGGACTTGGGCTGTCGATGATTCATGGTATTCTTGGGCAGCACAATGGGTTCATTGATTTAGATAGTGAAATTAGCAATGGAACAACTTTTAAAATATATATACCAGCTAGCGAGGTCAAGCCGGATATCGCTAAAACAGAATTTGTAAATTCGAATCCTACAGGTAACGAAACTATACTTGTCGTTGAAGACGATGCCGATATGCGTGAGATGATAAGTTCACTTTTAGGAATGATGGGTTACAAAATTATTTCGGCATCAGACGGTGAAGTGGGGATTGCTAAGTTTAATGAAAATATCACAAAAATTAATCTTATCGTGTCGGATGTAATTATGCCGAGAAAAGGGGGGAAAGAGTTATACGATTATGTGAAGAAGAAACTGCCTAATATCGGTTTTCTGTTCATCAGCGGTTATACTGCCGATGCTCTACATAAAAATTTTATTTTGGATGAGAAAATTAACTTCTTATCCAAACCGTTCAGTCCGAATGAAATAATTAATAAAGTAAGAGAAATTTTGGACAGCGTTTAA
- the icd gene encoding NADP-dependent isocitrate dehydrogenase — MSNYQILKVPENGQKISIHNGKLNVPDYPIIPFIEGDGTGVDIWRTSIRVLDAAVQKAYSGKKKIAWMEVYAGEKSFKQFNSWLPDETVDAFREFLIGIKGPLTTPIGGGIRSLNVALRQMLDLYVCLRPVQYFQGVPSPVKRPELVNMVIFRENTEDIYAGIEFAAGTPESQKVLDFIEKEFPDMFKKIRFGKNAKITDWQKLAGISQTDSSIQVGVGFKPVSNYGSERLIRAAIKYAIEQKRKSVTFVHKGNIMKFTEGAFRDWGYALAEREFGDKVYTWMQWEQTKKDKSEDAANAEQKAALASGKVLVKDAIADITLQQVLTRPEDFDVIATLNLNGDYLSDALAAQVGGIGIAPGGNINYVTGHAVFEATHGTAPKYANLDKVNPGSVILSGEMMLRYMGWEEAADLILKGLNNAIKSKVVTYDFARLMEGAKEVKCSEFGDAIINNM, encoded by the coding sequence ATGTCAAATTATCAAATATTAAAAGTTCCTGAAAATGGTCAGAAGATTTCAATCCATAATGGAAAATTGAACGTCCCTGATTATCCTATCATCCCTTTCATTGAAGGCGATGGTACAGGTGTGGATATCTGGCGCACATCAATTCGAGTGCTGGATGCAGCAGTACAAAAAGCTTATAGCGGAAAAAAGAAAATCGCATGGATGGAAGTGTACGCAGGTGAAAAATCTTTCAAACAATTCAACTCGTGGTTGCCCGACGAAACTGTGGATGCATTCAGAGAATTTTTAATCGGCATTAAAGGACCTTTAACAACACCCATTGGCGGCGGTATCCGTTCATTAAATGTCGCTCTCCGGCAGATGCTTGACCTTTATGTCTGCTTGCGACCGGTACAGTATTTCCAAGGCGTTCCTTCGCCGGTAAAAAGACCTGAGTTGGTGAACATGGTAATCTTCCGCGAGAACACCGAAGATATTTACGCAGGAATTGAATTCGCAGCCGGTACACCCGAATCACAAAAGGTTCTCGACTTTATTGAAAAAGAATTTCCCGATATGTTCAAGAAGATTCGCTTCGGAAAGAACGCAAAAATAACAGACTGGCAGAAGCTTGCCGGCATATCGCAAACCGATTCATCGATACAAGTTGGCGTTGGATTCAAACCGGTTTCTAATTACGGATCCGAACGACTCATACGCGCCGCGATCAAGTATGCAATCGAGCAGAAACGTAAATCCGTCACCTTTGTTCACAAGGGCAATATAATGAAATTCACTGAGGGCGCTTTCCGCGATTGGGGTTACGCATTAGCCGAAAGAGAATTCGGAGACAAAGTTTACACATGGATGCAGTGGGAACAAACTAAGAAAGATAAAAGCGAAGACGCAGCAAACGCCGAACAAAAAGCAGCACTTGCCTCCGGCAAAGTTTTAGTTAAGGACGCAATCGCAGATATTACTTTACAACAAGTTCTAACTCGACCGGAAGATTTCGACGTTATTGCAACTCTAAACTTGAACGGAGATTATTTGAGCGATGCACTCGCAGCGCAGGTGGGTGGAATCGGTATTGCACCAGGTGGAAATATTAACTACGTTACGGGACATGCAGTATTCGAAGCAACACACGGAACTGCACCAAAGTATGCTAACCTCGACAAAGTTAATCCGGGTTCAGTAATATTAAGTGGCGAGATGATGTTACGCTATATGGGCTGGGAAGAAGCTGCCGATTTAATTCTCAAAGGACTAAACAACGCAATCAAATCGAAAGTTGTAACATACGATTTCGCACGATTGATGGAAGGCGCGAAAGAAGTAAAGTGCTCCGAGTTTGGTGATGCGATTATAAATAATATGTAA